The following DNA comes from Mycobacterium sp. 050128.
CTCGATCACCGTCGTGCCGCTGCGCGGCCCGGCCACCCCAGTGCGCTTGCCCGCCCGCTACGTCACCACCTACACCACCCTGGGTTACGCCAGCACCATCAACGCCGCGCAAGGCATGACCGCCGGCGGCCGCGACACCGAAGGCACCTGCCACATCGTCGGCTCCGACCGCCTCACCCGCCAACAGCTCTACGTCGCCGCCACCCGCGGCCGCACCGAAAACCACCTCTACTTCTCCACCGCCGAAGCCGACCCGCACCGCATCCTGACCCCCAAAGCCACCCACCCCCCCACCGCCGTCGACATCCTGACCACCATCCTGAGCCGCGACGGCGCCCAACAATCCGCCCACACCCTGGCCGACGCCGACACCGACCCCCTTAACCGGCTCCACCTGGCCGCCGACATGTACACCGACGCTCTCACCGCGGCCGCCGAACAACACGCCGGCCCCACGGTCATGGCCGACATCGACACCGCTGCCGCCCACCTCGGCCATCACCTCACCGACGCCCAAGCCTGGCCCGTGCTGCGCCGCCACCTCGCCCTGCTGGCCATCGAAGGACACGACCCCCTCCAAGCCCTGAGTGAGGCTGCGGCCACCGGACTCGGTAACGCCCACGACCCCGCCGCCGTCCTGGACTGGCGCCTGCCAGCCCCCACCGGCACCGACGCGGCAGACCGCGGACCGCTGCACTGGCTGCCCGCTATCCCTCACGTCATCACCGTCGACCCAACCTGGGCGACCTACCTACACCAGCGCGCCGAACTCGTCAGCGAGCTAGCCGATCACATCCGCGGCACCGCCCGCGCCTGGGACACTTCCACCGCCCCCGCCTGGGCGCGGCCCCTGCTCGACGCCAACCGCAACCTGCTGGCCGAAATCGCGGTCTTCCGCGCCGCCCACCACGTCGAAGCCGCCGACACCCGAATTACCGGGCCCGAACAGCACGCGAACCGCTCGGCGATCATCCAGCAAGCCATCCACTCCCGCCTCGATGCCGCTCTCACCCGCGCCGGCGCCGACACCACCCGCTGGCGCCAACTCGCCGACACCATCGACGCCCACCTCACCGAGGACCCATACTGGCCCCGGCTGGCCACCCACCTCGACAACGCCGCCCGCGCCGGCGCCGACGTCCCCGCCCTGCTGCACGAGGCCGCAGCCCAACACGGTCCCCTGCCCACTGAAATGCCCGCTGCCGCCTTGTGGTGGCGACTGGCCGGCACCCTGGCTCCCCCCTCCCTGGAGGGCACTGACACCAAGCTGCGGCCCGCCTGGACCGCCCACCTACACCACCTACTGGGCACCCGCATCGCCGAAGCCGTCATCACCGACCCCGCCTGGCCCGGCCTGGTCGCCGCTGTGACCGCCGCCAACTGGCCCCCGCACGATCTGCTCGCCGCCGCGGCCGAGCACCTCTACGACATCTCGGCCACCCAAACCATCCGGCCCGACGAATACGCCCGCCTGCTCACCTACCGTGTCGAACTGCTCACCCACCACGCCGCCACCATCGACCCCGACATCCCCCACCCCGCCGAACAGGCCCAAACCGCAAGCGGCCAACAGCAATTCGACCTCGACGACCACAACATCGACGACACCGCGCTGCACGAACCCCCGCCCGACCCCTACGACTACCCCTACGGCTTCGTCGAAGACGACCTCGGCGGCCTCGACCTCGACGACCTGCCCACCATGCGCCCCGCTACACCCGCCGGCGTCGACGACGTCGACATCCCGGCGCTGCGCGCCCGCCGCGACGCCGCCCGCCACCACGCCCGTCAGCTCGCCGACGCCATCCTCACCGGTGGCGGCGGACCCGCCGAACACGCCGCCGCGGCCGAGCTGGCCGAGCTACACCGCCGCTTGGGTGAACAACGCCCCTATCAGCAGGCTCTAGCCAGCGCCCACAACCGCTGGGTCCACGCCGAAGACACCGCCGAGCTGCACCGCCAACTACTCACCCAACTCAGCGCCGCGATCGCCGCCGCCACCGAGCGCGGTGCGCACGACGCCGCCGACCGCTACCAGCAACACCACGCCCAGGTCAGCGAACAAACCGCCCGAGTCGACGCCGCCGTGCGCACCGCCCGCGCCCGCCTTGAAGCTGCCCGCGCCAAACTCATCGAGACCGCCGGCGGCGAGGCCGCAGACATCGTCACCGAACACCAACTCCACGAACGCCGCGCGCAAGCCGTGCGCACCGACACCGACACACTGAACGCCGCACGCCGCGACGCCCGCACCCTCGACGATCAACTCGGCCGCGCCGAAGCCGCGGCCGCCCGCTCTCTGGCCCAAAGTCCCGTCCACACCTACGATCTGGGCGTCGACCTTGACCAACTACAGGCTGAAGTCGACTTCCTTCACGCCGCCAGCGCCGCCAGCCCCGCCGCCATGTACACCCCGCCGCCCGCCGCCCTCGACGGCCTCGACGACGAGCACCGCCGCGCCGTCAGCGCCCTCACCACCAACATTCACAGTGTCCAACTGCTCCACCTGCATCCCGGAGCCGACAAAACCGCGACACTGGCCGCCCTCGCCGACACCACCCACCATCACAACAAACACACCATCGCCCTGACCGGCACCGCCAACGCCGACAAGCACGCATACGCCGACACCACGGCCACCGTCGACAGCTACCGCGACGACGTCACCGCCAACCGCCACACGCCACCGCGGGGCAGCCTGGTCATCGTCGACGACGCCCATACCCTCACCACAACGCAGCTGCACTGGCTCGCCCACAGCGCCGCAACCACCAACACCAAGCTCGTGCTCATCGCCACCGGCGACCAGCAGCCCGCCCACACCCTGCTCACCGTTCTCACCAACGACCTGCCCCACACCCAGCACCTGGGCACCCCCGACCCCCCGCGGCGCCAACCCCGCACCGCCATCGACCGCGCCGAACACAACCTCGCCGCCACCAGCGCACCCAGCCCAGACCGAAGCCGCGCCGTTCAACTGCTGCGCCAACGCAACCACGTCCTCGCACAGCTGCGCGATACCGCCACTACCGCACAGCGATTGGACGCTATCGCCGAACGCGACCGCGCCCGCGGCCGCGACCAAGACCGCGGCAACGGCCTCGAACTCTAACCGCGTTCAACAAACACTTCGACCACGTATCGACCAGATCGACGAGCAGATAGTCGAACTGCCGCCCTGACGGCGACGTTCTATCCCTGGGGATAGAAAGCGTCGAAATTTAGCTGCCTCGGCTTGACAGGGTTGAGGGTGTCGCTGTTGGCGGTGATGCCCGCGGTGACATCAACCGGCATCACTTCCAACTCTGAGTTCGCTACTAGTTCCTCAACGCAGGCTTCTGAGGCGCCGAGATAGGTGCTGTCGAAGTCGATTTCGGTGGCCACGCACCAAGCATGGTCACCTGGCCACCACAAATTCGCGGAGAGGTGCCGACCGGGATAGGTGGCCCATGATTGGGCGGCCGCGGTGACTGGGCCGCGAGCCAAGTGGTACTCGCGCTGCGGCAGTGCGAAGGTCGGCTGGTCATGAAACGCCTCGTCGAGGTCACCGCGGCCGTGCCACACCGCGAACCAACAACCGTCAGCGGTCGTGGTGTGTCTTGCCAAGGCTTGGACAAGCGGCCCGGCAATATCGGCGGGCAGGGATCCCACTTCCGGCGCTTCATCGAAAAGGCCAGGTTGTGTGTCGCGGTACCCCGGGACGTAACGCGATGCGTAACCGATCAGACGGGCGAACTGCATTTGCGGGTGCACAGTTTTGTGGTTGGCGCGGGCGATCTGGGCCCAGCTCACCAGTTCCCCACCGTTATGGGCGGGGTGAAATACCCGCGCGTAAGCGGCGAATGTGTCCGGAAGCAGCGACCCGACGTTAACCGCGAAGCTGCGCACGCTTTCGGTCAGCCACCCCGCCGAGCGCAAATCATCCACCACGTCCAACGCACCAACCGCAACCATCACACCACCGTAAACTGCGCGCTAATAGCGCATCGTATGTCTCGCGTGGCGCGCTGCTTGCGTTCCGCCGGACATAGGCGAAATCGCACGTTTTCCGGTAAGCGGGAACATCAATGCACAGCCAATTGGAACCCCAGATAAACTTCGACCGGCTCCGTACTCTGACAGCGAGCTGCTTGCGGTAGCGGCGTGAGAAGCGCTGCAGCGCTATGTGTTAACAGCTATGCCCAATCACCGCTCCAGACAACGCTTCCGGCGACTCTCACACCCCGGTCACGACGGTGTTGCCCCGTTCGACGTGTCTAACGCCGCCACGGATGAGCGTCGAGCATCTCCGTCACCGCGGCGATCACCGCGGCGTCGGCTTGAGGTTCTTGGGCCAGCTGCTGCACCGCCGCCGCGATCCGGGCGAGCAGACCGCCATAGGCCCGCGTCGCGGCCGCGACATAGGTGTGGGCGGCCTGTGCTCGCCAACCCTCGCTATACCGCGCCGACAGCGCCTGCAATTGCTCCGACAGCTCGCCGGCCTGGCGCTGCACCGTGTCCACCAGGGCCCGCACAGTTTCCGCGTCAACGGCTTGACCGTAGTCGGCCAGCGCGGTTTCCAGTGCGTAGTCAAGATCGCGCACTCCCGCCAAGGCATTTTCGATAGGGCCGGTGTGGGCGCGCACCTCTGCAGCGGGAACAGGAACACTCAACAGTTGCGGTCCGGCCTCGTCGACCAGACGCGCCTGCTCAGATTCGGCGCGGGCTTGCGCGGCCTCTGCTTGGGCCGCTTGCAGGGCCGCGACAGCCTGCTCGGTCTGCTCATCCGCCGCCGCCACTTGCGCGGCGGATTGAGCCCACACGCGGTCGATTTCGTCGCGCATCCGGGCCTCGGCGGCCCGGGCGGCCGACACCTCGCCATCAGCGCGGCCCTGCACCGCCGCGAGCTCCGTCTCGCCGTCGGCCCGCACCTGCTCTAACTCACCACGTAACTCTTCCAAGGCTCGCTCGGCCGCACCGCGTTCTTCGGCGCGCTCGGTGATGCGTTGTTCGGCGCGCTCGTCGGCGGCGCGGGCCTGCTCGTGGGCCGCAACGACTTCAGCGGTCGTGTTGGCGCGTACCTGTTCCAACTCGGCCCGTAATTCTTCGAGGGCTTGCTGAGCGGTTTTGCGTTCTTCGGCGCGCTCTGCGGCGCGTTGTTCGGCGCGCTCGTCGGCGGCGCGG
Coding sequences within:
- the mobF gene encoding MobF family relaxase, whose product is MGLHKLTAGDGYMYLIRQVAASDATDRGRPSLSDYYSAKGESPGTWMGRGLAALGQPVARDATDPSVAELWSVPHGSQVSEDQMKALFGEGFHPNADRITRHLTGFGLGQAGTIAAARLGRPFAINTKENQFVTRLRQAYRDYNITIGSDEHASLAPDIRARIRTALGREMFTETYARPPADDRELSGFVARNSRAATTAVAGYDLTFTPVKSVSALWAIAPAPIAQTIEECHHQAVAETLEFLEGHAAFARMGAHGVAQVNTTGLIAAAFDHRDSRAGDPNLHTHLVISNKVQAIGADGIPRWLALDGTPLHHATVAASEFYNTRIEALTITKLCVQFAETDTKPGKRPVREIAGLPTELIERYSSRSVAINHRVGQLAKQFHTTHGREPTVVEMLALTQQATLETRQAKHDPRSLAEQRHVWRVQAVEVLGSQRALTAMIANVTHQAVGQYLQITDHWVDEQADAVIATVAETRATWTVNHVRAQAQRALRYANHPGGPDLVNRIVASALGEHSITLTTHADTEKQEPTVLRRRDGSSVYTRHDTTVYTSAAIMAAERRILAAARMRHGRTVDDTSIGLALAETHANQGLELNQGQVAMVRDMATSGARLQLALAPAGTGKTTAMAALAAAWRNSGGTVIGLAPTAGAAEVLAQDLASPTDTIAKLIQLADTHHGTPAAADDPARRWFDRIGSDTLLIIDEAGMASTADLDTLIAHALARGASMRLIADDQQLASISAGGIVRDLAERHETVTLSTVVRFTHPETGKAEAAASLAIRSGDPAGIGFYIDHHRVHVGADATASDLAYTAWAADRAAGRDSILLAPTNALVAQLNERARLDRLTHTPSAPSNASNNEQAAITVTLADGLTASAGDWVATRKNARWLRTTTHGAWVKNGHRWIIRAVHDDGSITVVPLRGPATPVRLPARYVTTYTTLGYASTINAAQGMTAGGRDTEGTCHIVGSDRLTRQQLYVAATRGRTENHLYFSTAEADPHRILTPKATHPPTAVDILTTILSRDGAQQSAHTLADADTDPLNRLHLAADMYTDALTAAAEQHAGPTVMADIDTAAAHLGHHLTDAQAWPVLRRHLALLAIEGHDPLQALSEAAATGLGNAHDPAAVLDWRLPAPTGTDAADRGPLHWLPAIPHVITVDPTWATYLHQRAELVSELADHIRGTARAWDTSTAPAWARPLLDANRNLLAEIAVFRAAHHVEAADTRITGPEQHANRSAIIQQAIHSRLDAALTRAGADTTRWRQLADTIDAHLTEDPYWPRLATHLDNAARAGADVPALLHEAAAQHGPLPTEMPAAALWWRLAGTLAPPSLEGTDTKLRPAWTAHLHHLLGTRIAEAVITDPAWPGLVAAVTAANWPPHDLLAAAAEHLYDISATQTIRPDEYARLLTYRVELLTHHAATIDPDIPHPAEQAQTASGQQQFDLDDHNIDDTALHEPPPDPYDYPYGFVEDDLGGLDLDDLPTMRPATPAGVDDVDIPALRARRDAARHHARQLADAILTGGGGPAEHAAAAELAELHRRLGEQRPYQQALASAHNRWVHAEDTAELHRQLLTQLSAAIAAATERGAHDAADRYQQHHAQVSEQTARVDAAVRTARARLEAARAKLIETAGGEAADIVTEHQLHERRAQAVRTDTDTLNAARRDARTLDDQLGRAEAAAARSLAQSPVHTYDLGVDLDQLQAEVDFLHAASAASPAAMYTPPPAALDGLDDEHRRAVSALTTNIHSVQLLHLHPGADKTATLAALADTTHHHNKHTIALTGTANADKHAYADTTATVDSYRDDVTANRHTPPRGSLVIVDDAHTLTTTQLHWLAHSAATTNTKLVLIATGDQQPAHTLLTVLTNDLPHTQHLGTPDPPRRQPRTAIDRAEHNLAATSAPSPDRSRAVQLLRQRNHVLAQLRDTATTAQRLDAIAERDRARGRDQDRGNGLEL